The sequence CTTTCTTTGCTCCCCCACCAAATTTAATAATGATGaacacaaagtaaagctgaTCATTGCATGgcctctttgtctgtgtgtgctttggtAGCACTTGTGTGGGAGATTTTTGGTTAGCTACCTTTACGGCTACAGAACTGTTTGATAGGATTTTCTTTTATGCCACCTGCTTGTCTGTTGTCTGgtaaatgttaaacatttacTTTGTCTGTGTTAAAATATAACTCATTGCATTTGGTTGGGGAAAAAATATGTTGGGCTGTGTTGTCTTTGGCGTAACCTGTGCACTTTGCTTATCCAGTGAAAACTAATTTGCTCTGCCTAATAGCATTTGAATGCTACCTGCTTAAAgatcatttctattttcttttggCTTATAGTAAAGGGGGTCCAAGCTTCAGTCCTTCCCACCCACTCCTGCCTCTCCGACAGAGGCAACAAAAGCAAGGAGAAGATGGTACAGGTAGGAACAGTCTTCACAGTCTTTAAGTTTGTGTTCAGCTCATTATATGATGGtaaccagcagctgtttttctacatatatattatacctatatttcaatttcgttgtgctttGTGCTcaataacaaataaaagaattctgattctgaattcTGATTCTATTcattgcttgtgtgtgtttctggttaGGTATCAGAAACCGCTCCAACTCACTGACTCAGATGGACGGTCAACCCAGAGGCTCCATTGTTGCATGGCCCGACAAGAGGCAGAGGTAACTAATGTAGTCAAAAACCAAGATAAAGTCCACTTTCCAAATGGGCTCTTATCTAAATCAAATGTTTGGGCTGTTATTATGCTGTGTTTAGTTTGGAGGAACTTCTCTCCACATATGGCAGTCCCTATACTGCTGTGAAGGTGAAAAGGTGGCGCATTTGTAAAGATTGCAGGGTTTTGGTTTAAAGTAACAAGGAAAAATATTTGGCAACTTTTTTGTCGTCAAAGTAATTTCtcaagcaaaaacattttgacgATTTCATGTTCTCAGATGttagaatatttacatttaacatttgcacgttattaatattatcatagTTATCAATATGATATATTACTGATAATtgggggttttggactgttggtcaatAAATAAGATACTTAATTCTCTACAATATTAATAGTGATATAGAGGATAATAATCCACCTTCTTTGCTTTATGCttcatttccttcatttttatgAGGCAGATTCTGATCAGATATCATATGTAGGAAatattgtttgtctttgctATGAAGTAGTTACCCTGTCAAAGGGGTATTTAAGAAAAAGATTAGAAGTTAAATGAAAAGAGTGCAGGTTTAAGTATAGAAATTCTGCATATTTTAAGCTGTATTTCATACTGACTTTATTTTCCCACACTCTCCTTCTGCAGACCACTGTCCACTCTGAGCCCCTTCATGTTTCATTCAGCCACAGACAGTGATGCAGACATAGCTTCCGGTGATAGCGTGAGCCTGGCCCGCTCCATAAGTAAGGACAGCTTGGCATCCAACGTCATCAGCGTTACACCTAAACACCAGACTTCTATCCACCAGCCTTCACAGGCTGCAATGCGCAGAGTGAACGGCCACGGCCTCCTGGGCAATGTCAACATTGAGGACGAGGAAGAAAGTCTGGTGGCTGTTGCCAGGACAGATGGTCCCGTCATCGCCAAACGGGTTGACGGGACACAAGCAACTGCCATGACCCAAGGACCCACACCTTCCACTGAGTCCAAACCTGCACCAGATAGCTTTTACCTAGAACCACTGATGCCTGCCGTGCTCAAGACGGCTAAAGAGAAGTCTGTATGCTtaaacaaggaggaggagagcggcGAGGGGCCCCAGTCAGGAAGGGGCTCTCTACGCCGAGGAGATGGATCTACATCAGCTGTTCGTAGGAAAGCTCCCTGCACCCTGAACCAAACCTTTAGTCCCCCGGGTGAGGATGAGGACCTGTCAGGGAAGCCTCCACAGGGTCCAGCAGCTTTCAGGCCCATCATCACCAGCAGTGTGGACCCCTCGTCCACAGAGCCAGCCGGTGGTTTCTACCTGCACTCAGATTCTGAAGAAGCAAATTCTGGCCAGGGCATGGACACTGAGCTGGAAGACctggatgaagaggaagaggaactgGATGAAGCCGTTACCACTAAAGACCCCAACTGGTCCAGAAAAGCCTTTATTGAGGacgatgaagaagaagaatcagccAAACTCCAAGAGGACATGAATGTGAAAGAGCATGACGACAAAGACTTGAACGGTGGCAGCGGTCGCTCCAGCCCCTGTCTCAGCGCTCACTCCCAGGCCAGCAGCATGGCCAGTGGCAGCGTGCGCATGACCTCCTTCGCCGAGCGCAAAGCCCAACAGCAGCGCTTCGGCAGCAACCACGACCTACGCTCGAGTGCCTCCAGCTCCCAGAGGACCACTCCAGATGGATCAGAGAGCAGCGGGCCCCTGGCCTCCTCCTGGAGACTTAAAAGAGACCAGAGCCCCTCGTCACCCTTGGGAGGATGCACTCGCACAGGTGATGGTGGCGCTAATGTACTGGCATCTGAGATTGTCCAGCTCCGtatgcagctggaggagaagcgACGCGCCATTGagcaccagaagaagaagatggaggtgCTGTCGGCGAGGCAGAGGCAGAAGCTGGGAAAGGCAGCCTTCCTGCATATTGTAAAGAGAGGTGGTGGCAAGAGCGACACATTACCAAACCCACTTAAAGCTGACATCTCTAAAGACGAGCTCAGTGGGGAGAAAGGACCATCAAGTAAAGATGATCTGTGTGTTGATGCCCTGATGGGGGACAAAGAGGTGGAGGGAACCACTCGGTCAGGTGCCTTAGAAGCAGACAAGAAAGGGAACAGTGGCAGCTTCTATTTAGAAGAAGAGTTGGACCTCAATGAGTGCAGCCGCTCCATCGAGCTGTTGAACGAAGCCATCGGCAGCATCCAGCAGCAGATGATGCAGCTGTCCCTGCAGCAGGACATGCTGATGAAACAGAATGTACAGTCCCCCCCTGGTGCAACTCCACCTACTCATCTCACCAGCGACAAAAACAGTGACTCCAAGACAGGGGCGAGCTTTCACTTTGTGGAGCACCTCTCTGGCACTAGCACCACCCCCACCAGGAAACCCCCCAAGCTGAGCTCAGGCCGCAGCTCCAGGTCCAAACCGTCAGAGCTAAAGATAGCCAAGGAGCAGAGCCGGCAGGGCTCCAGGACCCTCACTCCCACCCAGAGTGGTTCAGAGACAGTACCACGCCCAAAGCAGTTTACTGGGGGCAGGTCCCCCAGGACCGAGCAGCCCGACAGCCCCAGAAACCCCACAGCAGGAGAGACAATCGACAGGCCGGGCTCTGGCCACGTTCGCAGCGCCACCTTCCGGCTTCGGGACGAGGCCAACATACGCCTGCCAACACGAGTGGACCTGACTACAGTGGCTGCCCCAGAAATGTCCTTTGACGAGTGCCTGTCCAGCTCCCCAAGAGAGTCTGAGCTCAATTCTTCAGACGGTTCAGGTAAAGAGAATATACCATCAGAGGAGGTGCAGCGCAGCAAAGGCCAGCTGATTGAGGTCGATCTGTCAGATCTGAAACCCCCAGAGGAAGAGACTGCTGAGGATGGAACAACAGAGGGAGGTGACGGAGAGCAGAAGTCAGTCATGGGCTTCTTCTTCAAGGTAACGCCTTTGTGggaaaattgatttatttatttattttttacagtgatGATGACTTTTGTAAATGGCAGAGATCCATTTTCTAGTAATTGAGTGATATACTTATTGGTGGGGTTGTTTCTAATGATTATTCTGTTAGCACATTGTTTACATCACTTCTACACTAGTACTATACAATAATTAAAGGGATATCGGAAATATTGGTAAATTCCCATTTAATATACAGATGATGTTCCATGTTTGGTTTTCATGTTCTAGGATGAGCAGAAGGCAGAGGATGAGCTTGCTAAGAAGAGAGCAGCGTTCCTGTTGAAGCAACAGAAGAAAGCTGAGGAGGCTCGACTCCGTAAACAACAACTAGAAGCAGAATCGGAGCTCAAACGAGATGAAGCCAGGTAACCTATTTTACAGGCATTAGCATTGGAGTGATAAGGCCAAGCTTCCAAAAAAATGCTAAAGTTGAGGTGTTTTGGTTTGAATACCAGGCGGAAGGCAGAGGAGGACCGCTTGCgtaaagaagaggagaagacacGGCGGGAGCTGATAAAGCAGGAGTACCTGCggaggaagcagcaggagaTGTTTGAGGAACAAGGCCTTGTGAAGCCCAAAACCCCCAAACCGAAGCAGAAACACCACAAACCCAAGTCTGTCTTCAGAGAGGAGTCCTCCAGCGATAATTTCTCCAAGTGCTCTTCCACACGTAAGATAGTCACATCAgtagtttggcattttgtcacatttttctttctcagcaTGGTGCACATTATATGCCACTTATTTTCTGTTTAGTAGTTATATAGTAGGTATAGTAGTTATTAACATGACTGAGAACACGTTCTAACACAAATGTCTTTCTTTGGATTGAGTCATAGGTTTAAATAACAAGTTAAAGAAATACTTAATAATACTGAGGGTTGTTTAGTTTGTTATTCAGGATTTCCTGCAGTGTTTTACAGTGAAGATGtgccacctaaaaaaaaaaaatagtaattttatgaaacaaaacagttaTGGACTTAATTGTGTATTCAAGTGACTCTAATTTTTACTAAATAATCATTGTGTCGTCTCTGTTTCACATAGCTGACAACCTGAGAAATGCCCAGTCAGGCTCCAATCTGTCTCTGGCCTCTGCTGCCACCAACGAGGCCGACAGCGTCAACTCTGGAGGGGCCGGCTCCCAGCGGTAAATGcccaatttttaaaaatgttttttgtttgcttacCCGTGCTTAACAATATTCTGTGCATTGTTTAAGAGTTGCAGTATTTATGTGATCTCTGTTTAGAAACAAATGCCACCATGTCTTTGTCCAACCTTTCACCAGCTGTGACTCTGTGGAGTCGTTTCCTGGCAGTCGCAACAACAGTCGAACTGCAGAACGAGACTGGGACAACGGCTCCACAGcgtcctccatcacctccatggCTGAATATACTGGTGAGTGCTCAGATGTCATTACGCTGTTCTTTTGACCAGTGGTTTGTTTGGTCAGGTACGCATTGATCTGTGACAAAACAGACCAATATGTCAGGCCTCGCACAGTAAACAGTCAATTTCACAGTTTTGCTCGTCATAATTCACAGAACATAATAAACGGAATGCGTTTACCTTGTTGTTTTTTAGTCTGACACACTGATTACTTTGTCTCACTTGTAATGCGTTAATTCTTATGTGGTCTAACTGGCTTTTCTCCTTTAGGTCCCAAACTATTCAAGGAGCCCAGCGCCAAGTCTAATAAGCCAATCATCCACAACGCAATCTCTCACTGCTGCCTGGCGGGCAAAGTCAACGAGCCACAGAAGAACCAGATCTTGGAGGTCGGTTTTTTACCAGATATACAACCGCTTAATAACAGAGCAGTTTGATTTACCTGCATATATAAAGTCTCTGTTGCCAAAAATCTTTATAAATTAACTCTGTTTAACATTGTTAGTGATATCCTATGTGTGGATTTGACCAAATTTTCAGCAGGTGGGAAACACTTTTCCATTTGTACAAGTTTATTTCCTCCAAAACAGCAACACCTGTAACTTCAGCATGATCATTTTTAGGGCAAAAAGTCTCTTTTTGTAGACCAAAAAGGGTATTTGTCACTTAATTTTATACACTTTAATGTAATATTCCTGTGTTATATCACTgccatatttattattattattatttgtttaatctCCTTCCCACATTAGGAGTTGGAGAAGTGCGAGTCCAACCACCTGATGATCCTGTTTCGTGACGGCGGCTGCCAGTTCCGGGCGCTCTACTCGTACTTCCCCGACACCGAAGAGATACAGAAGCTGACGGGCACAGGACCCAAGAGCATCAGCAAGAAGATGATCGACAAGCTGTACAAGTACAGCTCCGACCGAAAGCAGTTCACCGTCATCCCTGCCAAGACTGTGTCGGTCAGCGTGGACGCCCTAACCATCCACAACCACCTGTGGCAGGCCAAGAGGAGTGCTGTGCCAAAGAAAAGCGGAAAATAGCAGGCCGGATTTTGAACCCCTCTGTCATCCAAATCACCGTATCCCAGTCTTGCTTGTTTCCTGAATAGACTGCATTGATGCCCACAGCCAAGCTCAACGCCATGTTCGGTCTGGAAACTGCTCGGGACGGACTGCGTTTTATGGACATGTGGTCATCTGTAGGTGTACCAAGGCAGAAACAAGGGAaaaggtatgtgtgtgtgtgtgcgtgtgtgtgtttgtgagagtgaGTCACAGGTGGTCTTAGGGGACTGGTGCTTGCAACAAAAAGAGGAACGCCGTCTGAATTTGCGTCTTCTCCCTGTGATCTCAGTGCGGTCTGTTCAGGTTTCTGTTGGTCGGGCTCCGCATTTTTCTATGACGACCACGACTCGAGCATgtggcatttttcttttttctcctctgtctctctcatacGTGGTGGATGTTCATTTTTACATGAAGTATTTATTAGTTCAGCACTGTCATGATGGagagctcagctgcagcactaaAGTCCTTCCTGCTCTCCGGAAACGCCTCTCCTTCAGGCGAATTCGGACACTGGGGACATCTGCCGCTCTTTTCGGAAAATCTGAAGCAAGGGAGCTTTGTTACGACCCTTTAGGACTGTCGGACTGCTCTGCTGTCCCAACAAGTACAACAATTTCTTCCTGCGTGGACCGTCGAATCTGTCGAATCTGTCGAATCTGTCGAATCAGTCGAATCAGGCTGGCATTGCCGAGTTTGCCTCACCAGGGGTCTCCgaaaaaaaacctgctgctcTGAACTGTCTTGTTCTTTTGTCACGGGGGAGCTCCTCAGGACTCCCCCCAGACATCCGTTGGCCTTTCACGCATCGTGGTACTATCGTCTATTTATTCAACCGCTTTTTAAACTAGACGCTGATCGTGTAGCACTGGATATGTgtatagcaaaaaaaaaattgttaacGACggtcattttaaaaacttttatttgtCGAGACATCCTTTTTCTTGAGGATGTGAAAGGAGGGAGAATGATAGGTTTTGGTACAgaaatgatgcttttttttgtttttattttaactttttttttttattattaaagcaATGTGGTATAGAGTTTGAGCTGATgttatgtgtttttatcataACGGGAATTCTCTGATGTTTAGAGCttagctgtgttttctctctccactgGGCACTCTTGAATTGTCCTGTATAAAGGTGCACTCATGAACACTTGTCGACGGCTTCTCTCATGCAATGTAACTCCCCCTCctttcccctctcccccccccctctccttccctccctgaGTGTTTTTGTCGGCCTGTCTCAATCTTAAAACCACGAGAGCGGCACACTCTTGTTGTGAAGAGTGTTTCTGCGCTGCTCCGTTACCGGTTCGAACGACAGTATTTGATATGTTCACAAAGGGGGTTTCTGTGTGCGGgcgggtgggtgggtgggggacTTTGGTTCAGTTGTGTTCCAACATTAAAGAACATTCCTCCAAAGGTGTTGACAAACACTGCCACgttgtctctcttctctctgtctttccaaAAATCAAAGTGCTTTTTTAGAAACCGTTTGTTGGCCTCGAGAACAACCAGAAGTGTTGCACGAGCACTTTACTTTCTGTTTGTTGGAgacttttcccttttttttttttttttgaatgggCATAAAAACTAAGAACTAATTAAGAACACTGCTGTTGTGTGCTCCGTAAATTGtgaaaactaaaccaaacaCTAAGAATTAATCCTGACATGTAAAGCTGAAGGGCCTCCGCTGATATGATACTACTGCTGTctccaaaaacaacagaatactTGATTTCTCATTTGCTgcatttctatttgtttttggGGGGGTTTGGGCTGGGCCGGTGGCAGATCTTTAAttgtatgtgagtgtatttttatgttaacTAAAAGATTGTACTGGCATTTGGTCACCATTTTTGTTACACTAGTATACTTTTCATCCTTGTTGATTTTATCTTTGATCCCATGccatctatttattttaaaaatggaagCACTGAAACAATAAATTTTCAAGTgaataaaagtcacatttttcatttttattcttttctcaTGGCTTGATCTGTCCATTTTGTGAGACccactgtttattttattttgctagTTTTAGGCACCACACTGACTTTACACAACAGCTCACCAACATCACAAATGCTGTATTTTCTTTccccacattttttttcacaagaGGCAACGCCGCATCTTTTCACTGCAATGTTCATTTTTCCTCCCATTTATGAGTTAAAACTAATGTCACAGGGTTGTGTGAATCTTCTCAAAGTAAAGAAGCAAAAATGTGTCATCTAACATGACACTGGGTTTCTAATTTAAGCAATCTAAGTAGGCAAAACATCTTGAGGCCTCCCCCGGTGCTAATGGCCTCACACTCCACCACCCAACTGGAACAGCAGCTTCAGCGCCTTAACACCAGCACTCATAACCACAGCGAACGCTGAtctgccatggcaacagtgtTTCTTTGTCACACCTGCTTGTTCAGGTCATCATGAGACCTTCATATCTGGTAAACCGTCACTTGTAGACCTGCATCCAGCGTAGGTGGTACCATGAAGGGTAAGTGATCGTGTTCAGTGATGAAACATTATGATGGAAATGAGTCAAAGCTAATCCGATTCCTCTCCGTCTCCACAGTTGTTGCTGGTCTCGCTTGGTTGCTGGTAAATGTGCGTTTGAGCCTTTCTTGTGTCGGAGAGAGACCAATTTTATTCTGCCAGACCATACCACCAGGTGAGGAGTGTTCAGTGATCAACTGTAagagcacacacatactcagCTGTAATTAGTCTTTAATTGACTGTTGGATAATAATCAATAAGTGTGGTCTTTTGATATAAATGTTGTCCTTATCACAGCTTTATAAAATctttatgaaaacatttaagaatTCTCTTTTACCCAGAATTTACTGGGCCATGTCATGAAAGCTGTGCTGAAACCCAAAACCTTATAAGACAGTAAAGCATCGTTGTTCTCAACATTAAAGTGCTGAAAAAGAGAATTTCAGTCGTGATGATGAAAAGAGAGTTTTAGTGTCAGCTGATGgtcaaaatgctgtttaaacacAAACTCTCTTATGGCAGAAAGGTGTTGTCATATCAAGCATATATCACACCAATCGTCTTAACCCACAAGAACCCTGACCCTTTTTCTCCTGTGAGTAATTATGGGGGATATAAATCTGACTAAATGGAACACAAGGAACACATTTGTGAACTTATTTTTGAGACACTACCCCTACTGTCCAAGGTCTGAAATGTCACTGCATTACTGTTCGCAGTTATTTCATATCAACgttttcataaaatatggtcaggacATGTTAATTGTAATCTAGGACAGTAttagaattgttaaattgtttgaaacttaccttttaataacaaaaacaagctatttaaaatCAGCTTGTTGTGTcaggttttaatcaggcagaccaTTATTTTTGAAATGGTGTCCTGGGAGCACAGATTGAcgctgggtcacatgactgcaccgGGATGTTTAGTAGCTGTCACTCTGGGACTTCttgagttaaattcaaggataaagctgTTTGGGGAAATTTCCAGGACatttaaaaggtctgtgacaTGGTCAGGAAAAAAGTTGAATCTGGAGATGTTGCATTGTGCAAATctgccactagatggcagcacaAGCAGGATTTTTGAAGTTAATCAATAAGAAAATAAACGAATCAGCATGAGAATAAGTTTAAAAATCTGCTCATGGAGCACAAATGACAGTGACACACTGGggtttcattttgttctcaaatagaatcaataaagtttaataaaagtATCTACAAACACCACACCAATCCTTCCCATTGGTGAAAAAAACCAGAATTCAGTCATAAAGTATTCAATGAAAGCAGCTGTTTTGCTGTTAAATCTGctcttgtgttgctgttgactTCTTACATTTCCACGCACAACACCCCCTAAATGTAACCACAATACTGTTGTCTTACAGTAGCTGTCTTGCCCGGTTATTCAACTCTGTTGATAACTGCGAAGGATGTTGGCGAGATAAACTCCACTGTGCTCCGTATCGACGACCTCTCCTCTGTGACCAGGCTCAGGATCGAGAACGCTGGCGTGACAGGAATCGCTGAAGAGGCCTTTGGTTCTTTGCAGAACCTCAACAGTCTCAGTTTAAACGGGAACTTTCTGAGGGAGATTAACCCAAACTGGTTCGGCCGGCCTGATGTCCTCAGTGAGCTCAGCCTCACAGAAAACCACATAGAGGTTCTGGATGGGTCCACGCTGAACGGGCTCGTTGGCCTCACAAAGCTCAGTTTGAGGAAGAACAGGGTCAGAACAGTTGGTCCGAACAGCTTCAGCTCTCAAACCGTCTTGGCCGAGTTGGACTTGTCTGAGAACAGGATGACTCGGATCTCGCCGcaggtcttcaggtctctgAGGTCCACCAGGATCAGCCTGGATGGGAACCCCTGGGACTGTTCCTGTGGAGCTGAAGACTTTGTCCACTTCCTCAACGGTTTGTGAAACATGATACAAATAACAACAAGTCgtgtgttttttaaacttttctgAAAACCCAAAGCTGCCTCTCCTCTCAGATCTACGGAGCAGATCTCTCCTGGACAAACAGATGCAGGTGACCTGTGACACTCCTCCGTCTCTGAGGAGCCGACCTGTGTGGAACGTGTCGGTGTGTGCGACGTCACCTCCACTGCCACCGACGTCAGTGACGCAAACTGCCCCCCCCAAACCCACTGGT comes from Pempheris klunzingeri isolate RE-2024b chromosome 7, fPemKlu1.hap1, whole genome shotgun sequence and encodes:
- the camsap1b gene encoding calmodulin-regulated spectrin-associated protein 1-B; this translates as MDVDLCAGGDSTRRKVDMAGVAEGTMDVVPLEMYDSARAKIAANLRWLFAKAYGIDHIPEDLRDPFYTDQYDQEHIKPPVIRLLLSCELYCRVCALILKTEQAASLQSHLSVIQALSRKGIYVVESDDTPVTDGDLACMPIKMSAHMPMIDALMMAYTVEMISIEKVVASVKRFSTFSASKELPFDLEDAMVFWINKVNLKMREITEREHKVKHHPLESPSHQKVRYRREHASGRQLPFFPLLEDLMRDICDGAALLTIVHYYCPDLIKLEDICLKEVPSIADSLYNIQLLREFASEYLNKSFYLTTEDMLYSPLVLKHNVMVFIAELFWWFETVKPEFVQPRDLQEFKDARAIAQPKSARPSVPISNATKRSFLVSPGVADNQSSPEVCNRYFLHPEDTDPLKGGPSFSPSHPLLPLRQRQQKQGEDGTGIRNRSNSLTQMDGQPRGSIVAWPDKRQRPLSTLSPFMFHSATDSDADIASGDSVSLARSISKDSLASNVISVTPKHQTSIHQPSQAAMRRVNGHGLLGNVNIEDEEESLVAVARTDGPVIAKRVDGTQATAMTQGPTPSTESKPAPDSFYLEPLMPAVLKTAKEKSVCLNKEEESGEGPQSGRGSLRRGDGSTSAVRRKAPCTLNQTFSPPGEDEDLSGKPPQGPAAFRPIITSSVDPSSTEPAGGFYLHSDSEEANSGQGMDTELEDLDEEEEELDEAVTTKDPNWSRKAFIEDDEEEESAKLQEDMNVKEHDDKDLNGGSGRSSPCLSAHSQASSMASGSVRMTSFAERKAQQQRFGSNHDLRSSASSSQRTTPDGSESSGPLASSWRLKRDQSPSSPLGGCTRTGDGGANVLASEIVQLRMQLEEKRRAIEHQKKKMEVLSARQRQKLGKAAFLHIVKRGGGKSDTLPNPLKADISKDELSGEKGPSSKDDLCVDALMGDKEVEGTTRSGALEADKKGNSGSFYLEEELDLNECSRSIELLNEAIGSIQQQMMQLSLQQDMLMKQNVQSPPGATPPTHLTSDKNSDSKTGASFHFVEHLSGTSTTPTRKPPKLSSGRSSRSKPSELKIAKEQSRQGSRTLTPTQSGSETVPRPKQFTGGRSPRTEQPDSPRNPTAGETIDRPGSGHVRSATFRLRDEANIRLPTRVDLTTVAAPEMSFDECLSSSPRESELNSSDGSGKENIPSEEVQRSKGQLIEVDLSDLKPPEEETAEDGTTEGGDGEQKSVMGFFFKDEQKAEDELAKKRAAFLLKQQKKAEEARLRKQQLEAESELKRDEARRKAEEDRLRKEEEKTRRELIKQEYLRRKQQEMFEEQGLVKPKTPKPKQKHHKPKSVFREESSSDNFSKCSSTPDNLRNAQSGSNLSLASAATNEADSVNSGGAGSQRCDSVESFPGSRNNSRTAERDWDNGSTASSITSMAEYTGPKLFKEPSAKSNKPIIHNAISHCCLAGKVNEPQKNQILEELEKCESNHLMILFRDGGCQFRALYSYFPDTEEIQKLTGTGPKSISKKMIDKLYKYSSDRKQFTVIPAKTVSVSVDALTIHNHLWQAKRSAVPKKSGK